From one Perca flavescens isolate YP-PL-M2 chromosome 19, PFLA_1.0, whole genome shotgun sequence genomic stretch:
- the plin2 gene encoding perilipin-2 isoform X1: MAAAAVISNQQNVVERVTNLPLVSSTYGLVSSMYSTTKDHHPYIRTVCEAAEQGVRSITSVALTTASPIIGKLEPQIAIANDLACKGLDRIENTLPILNQPPEQIVSSAKGVVTNAKDAVTGRVSGAKDTVSGTLSSAVEKTRGAVQDRMYRTQAVVSWSVSTVLESRVAQLVSSGVDTALSTSESLVEQYLPLTEDELELEAKTVKGFDKNEPSYYVRLGSLSTKLRKRAYTRAVTKIQDGKQRSMELISEVNSTVDLIEYGRKNIDGANQMVNNRLNSLLAWKSSGPNQENGHEAEVIESRTLTLAHSLTQQLQTTCLVLASSLHGLPNHIQQEVFSLSRSAAQIYSSFNKAMALGDLPDSVLSSSKVQLGKIKNSLDNVMDYLVNNTPLNWLVGPFYPRMEPTGAPASAACSTQATSSSSPSTQSHREEPMEVEMKSLHSQQ, translated from the exons ATGGCAGCAGCTGCAGTGATCTCTAATCAG CAGAATGTGGTGGAGAGGGTGACCAACCTTCCTCTGGTGAGCTCCACCTACGGCTTGGTGTCCAGCATGTACTCCACCACCAAGGACCACCACCCTTACATCAGGACCGTGTGTGAGGCGGCGGAGCAGGGAGTCCGGAGCATCACCTCTGTGGCCCTCACCACTGCCTCACCCATCATTGGCAAGCTGGAGCCTCAGA TTGCCATTGCCAATGACCTGGCCTGTAAAGGTTTGGACAGGATTGAGAATACCTTGCCAATTCTTAACCAGCCACCTGAACAG ATTGTCTCCAGCGCCAAGGGTGTGGTAACCAACGCGAAAGATGCCGTGACAGGCAGAGTGTCCGGTGCCAAGGACACAGTCTCAGGCACTCTGAGCAGCGCTGTGGAAAAGACTCGGGGTGCGGTGCAGGATAGGATGTACAGGACCCAGGCTGTCGTCAGTTGGAGCGTCAGCACAGTGCTGGAAAGCAGAGTGGCCCAGCTGGTGAGCAGCGGAGTGGACACGGCCCTCAGCACCTCGGAGAGTCTGGTGGAGCAGTACCTGCCTCTGACAGAGGACGAGCTGG AGCTGGAGGCAAAAACCGTGAAAGGCTTTGACAAGAACGAGCCGAGCTACTATGTCCGCCTGGGTTCTCTCTCCACCAAGCTCCGAAAGCGGGCGTACACCAGGGCCGTGACCAAAATCCAAGATGGCAAGCAGCGTAGCATGGAATTAATTTCTGAAGTGAACTCCACTGTTGACCTG aTTGAATATGGCAGGAAGAATATTGACGGGGCTAACCAGATGGTAAACAACAGGCTTAACTCCCTGTTGGCGTGGAAGTCCAGTGGTCCAAACCAGGAGAATGGTCACGAGGCAGAG GTTATCGAATCTCGCACCTTGACCCTGGCCCATTCCCTCACCCAGCAGCTCCAGACCACGTGTCTGGTCCTCGCCTCCAGCCTGCACGGCCTCCCCAACCACATCCAGCAGGAGGTGTTCTCCCTCAGCCGATCTGCCGCACAGATCTACAGCAGTTTCAACAAAGCCATGGCCCTGGGAGATCTGCCAGACAGTGTGCTGAGCAGCAGCAAAGTCCAACTGGGCAAAATTAAAAATTCCCTCGACAACGTCATGGATTACCTGGTCAATAACACGCCGCTCAACTGGCTGGTAGGGCCTTTCTACCCGCGGATGGAGCCGACTGGCGCACCGGCTTCTGCTGCCTGCAGCACGCAAGCTACGTCCTCCAGCTCTCCCTCCACCCAGTCACACCGAGAGGAGCCCATGGAAGTAGAGATGAAGTCACTACATTCCCAGCAGTAA
- the plin2 gene encoding perilipin-2 isoform X2, which translates to MAAAAVISNQNVVERVTNLPLVSSTYGLVSSMYSTTKDHHPYIRTVCEAAEQGVRSITSVALTTASPIIGKLEPQIAIANDLACKGLDRIENTLPILNQPPEQIVSSAKGVVTNAKDAVTGRVSGAKDTVSGTLSSAVEKTRGAVQDRMYRTQAVVSWSVSTVLESRVAQLVSSGVDTALSTSESLVEQYLPLTEDELELEAKTVKGFDKNEPSYYVRLGSLSTKLRKRAYTRAVTKIQDGKQRSMELISEVNSTVDLIEYGRKNIDGANQMVNNRLNSLLAWKSSGPNQENGHEAEVIESRTLTLAHSLTQQLQTTCLVLASSLHGLPNHIQQEVFSLSRSAAQIYSSFNKAMALGDLPDSVLSSSKVQLGKIKNSLDNVMDYLVNNTPLNWLVGPFYPRMEPTGAPASAACSTQATSSSSPSTQSHREEPMEVEMKSLHSQQ; encoded by the exons ATGGCAGCAGCTGCAGTGATCTCTAATCAG AATGTGGTGGAGAGGGTGACCAACCTTCCTCTGGTGAGCTCCACCTACGGCTTGGTGTCCAGCATGTACTCCACCACCAAGGACCACCACCCTTACATCAGGACCGTGTGTGAGGCGGCGGAGCAGGGAGTCCGGAGCATCACCTCTGTGGCCCTCACCACTGCCTCACCCATCATTGGCAAGCTGGAGCCTCAGA TTGCCATTGCCAATGACCTGGCCTGTAAAGGTTTGGACAGGATTGAGAATACCTTGCCAATTCTTAACCAGCCACCTGAACAG ATTGTCTCCAGCGCCAAGGGTGTGGTAACCAACGCGAAAGATGCCGTGACAGGCAGAGTGTCCGGTGCCAAGGACACAGTCTCAGGCACTCTGAGCAGCGCTGTGGAAAAGACTCGGGGTGCGGTGCAGGATAGGATGTACAGGACCCAGGCTGTCGTCAGTTGGAGCGTCAGCACAGTGCTGGAAAGCAGAGTGGCCCAGCTGGTGAGCAGCGGAGTGGACACGGCCCTCAGCACCTCGGAGAGTCTGGTGGAGCAGTACCTGCCTCTGACAGAGGACGAGCTGG AGCTGGAGGCAAAAACCGTGAAAGGCTTTGACAAGAACGAGCCGAGCTACTATGTCCGCCTGGGTTCTCTCTCCACCAAGCTCCGAAAGCGGGCGTACACCAGGGCCGTGACCAAAATCCAAGATGGCAAGCAGCGTAGCATGGAATTAATTTCTGAAGTGAACTCCACTGTTGACCTG aTTGAATATGGCAGGAAGAATATTGACGGGGCTAACCAGATGGTAAACAACAGGCTTAACTCCCTGTTGGCGTGGAAGTCCAGTGGTCCAAACCAGGAGAATGGTCACGAGGCAGAG GTTATCGAATCTCGCACCTTGACCCTGGCCCATTCCCTCACCCAGCAGCTCCAGACCACGTGTCTGGTCCTCGCCTCCAGCCTGCACGGCCTCCCCAACCACATCCAGCAGGAGGTGTTCTCCCTCAGCCGATCTGCCGCACAGATCTACAGCAGTTTCAACAAAGCCATGGCCCTGGGAGATCTGCCAGACAGTGTGCTGAGCAGCAGCAAAGTCCAACTGGGCAAAATTAAAAATTCCCTCGACAACGTCATGGATTACCTGGTCAATAACACGCCGCTCAACTGGCTGGTAGGGCCTTTCTACCCGCGGATGGAGCCGACTGGCGCACCGGCTTCTGCTGCCTGCAGCACGCAAGCTACGTCCTCCAGCTCTCCCTCCACCCAGTCACACCGAGAGGAGCCCATGGAAGTAGAGATGAAGTCACTACATTCCCAGCAGTAA
- the cdca9 gene encoding borealin-2, translating into MPPRRTRNAGKAHDKEQLDWEMRRCRLALFIQQFEKEAQERMNELEAKLENMLSTVDKVFKVELMKMLPSLQSTLIGDLIREEEISASDVSIAMKNESLEMQQPLARARSKRVKSTDSKPAQKSSSKTTKGGKGTKSTRTLGSSNSTGNLGGPLLTGKRTRGRLTKANDQIVPTKPKLRSVVSAGDLHCSMAGSAAHVTVTTAQGQTVSFSEETKDEINLDLLDDVAMCQMQKLKRLMDYLASRSRCNQ; encoded by the exons ATGCCACCGAGGCGGACGAGAAACGCCGGAAAAGCCCACGATAAAGAACAACTGGACTGGGAGATGCGACGGTGCAGACTGGCTCTCTTCATTCAACAGTTTGAGAAAGAAG CACAAGAGCGTATGAACGAGCTAGAAGCCAAACTGGAAAACATGCTGTCAACCGTGGACAAAGTCTTCAAAGTGGAACTGATGAAGATGCTTCCTTCACTTCAGAGCACGTTAATAGGGGATTTGATAAGAG AGGAGGAAATCTCAGCAAGTGACGTGTCCATTGCCATGAAG AATGAGTCCCTGGAGATGCAGCAGCCCCTCGCGAGGGCACGCAGTAAAAGAG taaaaTCAACTGATTCTAAACCAGCCCAGAAGTCCTCATCCAAGACCACTAAG GGAGGAAAGGGGACAAAATCGACCAGAACATTAGGTAGTAGTAACAGCACTGGAAATCTCGG GGGGCCCTTACTCACTGGCAAAAGAACTCGGGGCCGCTTGACCAAGGCCAATGACCAGATCGTACCGACCAAACCTAAACTCAG GTCTGTCGTCTCTGCTGGTGATCTGCACTGTTCAATGGCAGGCTCTGCTGCACACGTCACGGTTACCACAGCACAGGGACAG ACTGTGTCTTTTTCTGAAGAGACAAAGGATGAAATTAACTTGGACCTGCTGGATGATGTGGCAATGTGCCAGATGCAGAAGCTCAAG AGGCTGATGGACTATCTAGCAAGCCGAAGTCGCTGCAATCAATGA